A window from Xiphophorus maculatus strain JP 163 A chromosome 17, X_maculatus-5.0-male, whole genome shotgun sequence encodes these proteins:
- the LOC102234262 gene encoding zinc finger protein 11-like: protein MESSEPISDDPPLLLPSLRLFIPPLRLVSAAMWHIVQSGNLHEYGLVEDFISTITDLVPELLNPDQKAQLLLGLRARVVLELCRSEQIPDTESIQIHLDQIKSLISTWAAQPCFSDVQFPESNFVDQVGLLLKDPEEKEKFFQDVFPTDFGPDYDNALQMLMLDFLSRLEKLLPVPDIQQTASMIGGIPTALEECAHSVPDPQHLKTVLRYQTRLGHMDFTDETQNIPSSFGNCILSSLSLPQLEKIVIHPDELQIQSSSDQIQGCMTVQVEGETVTLLDYIQIEQPALVESDDHEDMDASAKEAPLDDSDDALKPAAFQPLKQSKRLELKRKALKANSESEAAKRLRKKYSNNKTCPVCNKTFLRAAAMRRHQEIHNENRDLKYKCSSCDKRFRDQYDMNRHMMRVHEKGVMSSSPKDEDLGDPCTSEMSENKNCSLCGKYFAREVDMERHMKSHSEDRPYKCSFCDKKFKNLYVLKRHEREICKSREQKVRKGAPDANAEAHSEASVEGKICPICGRILPCTADITKHLRSHSEERPYVCITCEKGFKYKDTLKKHQIIHGHEGIREEHCKTVEQILAEADPQNQEDPDGLDKKETEFDPPAETTMDNRTVVGLNRKKAPKACPVCSRVFDSIKTLNRHIQCHTEDRPFHCIHCKKRFKHMHGLKRHQIYAICHKKTSRLSWRKEQRAGPSHSEASGTDSAQGQTAKIPVWCSNCGKHFEYPSALKEHQENVCKVEIREVMKCDDCNKEFKSVTMLKVHQRIHDPLYCKECGKILGNEAAYERHKLMHRPMKCTMCEKSFTLLRRLREHYEKQHGFAGPFPCPQCDKSFVQLSYLAIHQRIHKGEFPYACNMCPEKFRSSNCLTVHQRKHTGEKPFLCWQCGKCYRSASELTVHMGTHSEEKPWSCSQCDMAYRTKLQLSNHVEQVHIGVRYPCKTCGKQFMKETSLKRHELIHTGERPHQCTVCGKTFLTANELRLHNRYHTGERPYKCDVCSKAFIQSGYLKSHMRIHTGEKPFKCDLCDKTFRLSYHMKKHRRTHAGKTRSFVCEDCGLVFLQKKLLWEHSLTHDVKLEQTFAAEVGLEFNP from the exons ATGGAGAGCTCAGAACCTATCAGTGACG atccGCCTCTCCTGCTGCCGTCTCTTCGCCTCTTCATCCCCCCACTCCGCCTTGTGTCTGCGGCCATGTGGCACATCGTGCAGAGCGGGAACCTTCACGAATACGGATTAGTGGAGGACTTCATCAGCACCATCACTGATCTTGTGCCAGAACTGTTGAATCCAGACCAGAAAGCTCAGCTGCTCCTGGGACTGAGAGCACGG GTTGTTCTTGAATTGTGTCGCTCCGAGCAGATCCCCGACACAGAATCCATCCAGATCCACCTGGATCAGATAAAATCCCTAATATCCACCTGGGCAGCACAG CCTTGTTTTTCAGATGTTCAGTTTCCAGAGTCGAACTTTGTGGATCAGGTCGGGTTGTTGTTGAAGGATCCTGAAGAGAAGGAGAAGTTCTTCCAG GATGTTTTCCCCACAGATTTTGGACCTGACTATGACAACGCCTTGCAGATGTTGATGTTGGATTTCCTGTCCCGACTGGAGAAGCTTCTCCCAGTTCCCGACATTCAGCAG ACGGCGTCCATGATCGGTGGCATCCCGACAGCGCTGGAGGAGTGCGCTCACTCGGTACCGGACCCCCAGCACCTGAAAACTGTCCTGCGCTACCAGACGAGACTCGGACACATGGATTTTACTG ATGAAACGCAGAACATCCCATCATCGTTTGGGAACTGCATCCTGTCCTCGCTGTCTCTTCCCCAGCTGGAGAAGATCGTGATCCATCCTGACGAGCTTCAGATCCAGTCGTCTTCAGACCAGATCCAGGGCTGTATGACCGTGCAGGTGGAGGGCGAAACTGTGACGCTGTTGGACTACATTCAAATAGAGCAGCCGGCTCTGGTGGAGTCCGACGATCATGAAGATATGGACGCCAGCGCCAAGGAAGCACCGCTCGACGACTCGGACGATGCGTTAAAGCCCGCCGCTTTTCAGCCGCTGAAGCAAAGCAAGAGGCTGGAGCTGAAGAGAAAAGCTTTGAAGGCAAACAGCGAATCAGAAGCGGCCAAGAGGCTGCGGAAAAAATACtccaacaacaaaacgtgtcCCGTGTGCAACAAGACGTTCCTGCGAGCCGCAGCCATGAGGCGCCACCAGGAAATCCACAATGAAAACCGCGACCTGAAATACAAGTGCAGCAGCTGCGATAAGCGGTTCAGGGACCAGTACGACATGAACCGCCACATGATGCGGGTTCACGAGAAGGGAGTGATGAGCAGCAGCCCTAAAGACGAAGACCTGGGAGATCCCTGCACCTCTGAgatgtctgaaaataaaaactgctccTTGTGCGGGAAGTACTTCGCCAGGGAAGTCGACATGGAGCGACACATGAAGTCCCACTCAGAAGATCGTCCGTATAAGTGTTCGTTTTGCGACAAGAAGTTCAAGAATCTGTACGTGTTGAAGAGGCATGAGAGGGAGATTTGTAAGAGCAGGGAGCAGAAAGTGAGGAAAGGCGCTCCAGATGCGAACGCAGAGGCGCACTCGGAGGCATCGGTGGAAGGGAAAATCTGTCCAATCTGCGGCCGAATCCTCCCCTGCACCGCGGACATCACAAAGCATTTACGCTCCCACTCTGAGGAGCGACCGTACGTCTGCATAACCTGCGAGAAGGGCTTCAAGTACAAAGACACTCTGAAGAAGCACCAGATCATCCATGGGCACGAGGGCATCCGAGAGGAGCATTGCAAGACCGTGGAGCAGATCCTGGCGGAAGCAGATccccagaaccaggaggatccTGACGGAttagataaaaaagaaacagaatttgACCCGCCTGCAGAAACTACGATGGACAACCGGACTGTAGTGGGTTTGAACAGAAAGAAAGCCCCAAAGGCGTGTCCTGTGTGCAGCAGGGTGTTTGATAGCATCAAAACTCTGAACAGGCACATCCAATGCCACACAGAGGACCGACCGTTTCACTGCATCCATTGCAAGAAGAGGTTCAAACACATGCACGGCCTGAAGAGACACCAGATCTACGCCATCTGCCACAAGAAGACTTCCCGTTTGTCGTggaggaaggagcagagagcCGGACCCAGCCACAGCGAGGCGAGCGGTACCGACTCCGCACAAGGCCAAACGGCCAAGATCCCCGTCTGGTGTTCCAACTGTGGCAAACACTTCGAGTATCCATCCGCCCTGAAGGAGCACCAGGAGAACGTCTGCAAGGTGGAGATCCGGGAAGTGATGAAGTGCGACGACTGCAATAAGGAGTTCAAGAGCGTCACAATGCTCAAAGTCCACCAGCGGATCCACGACCCGCTCTACTGCAAGGAGTGCGGCAAGATCCTCGGGAATGAGGCCGCCTATGAACGGCACAAGCTCATGCACCGGCCGATGAAATGCACAATGTGCGAGAAGAGCTTCACCCTTCTGAGACGACTGAGGGAACACTATGAGAAGCAGCACGGCTTCGCTGGGCCCTTCCCGTGTCCGCAGTGCGACAAATCCTTCGTCCAGCTGTCCTACCTCGCCATCCACCAGAGGATACACAAAGGAGAGTTCCCCTACGCCTGCAACATGTGCCCCGAGAAGTTCCGCTCGTCCAACTGCCTGACGGTCCACCAGAGGAAGCACACCGGGGAGAAACCCTTCCTGTGCTGGCAGTGTGGGAAGTGCTACCGCTCAGCCTCGGAGCTGACGGTCCACATGGGGACGCACTCCGAGGAGAAACCCTGGAGCTGCTCGCAGTGCGACATGGCCTACCGCACCAAGCTGCAGCTCAGCAACCACGTGGAGCAGGTCCACATTGGCGTGCGCTATCCCTGCAAGACCTGCGGCAAGCAGTTTATGAAGGAGACGTCCCTGAAGAGGCACGAGCTCATCCACACCGGGGAGAGACCGCACCAGTGCACCGTCTGCGGGAAGACCTTCCTGACCGCCAACGAGCTCCGGCTTCACAACCGCTACCACACCGGAGAGCGGCCGTACAAGTGCGACGTGTGCAGCAAGGCTTTCATCCAGTCGGGCTACTTGAAGTCTCACATGCGCATCCACACGGGGGAGAAACCGTTTAAATGCGACCTCTGCGATAAAACCTTCCGTCTGTCCTACCACATGAAGAAACACCGGCGGACTCACGCCGGGAAAACGCGAAGCTTCGTCTGTGAGGACTGTGGATTGGTCTTCCTGCAGAAGAAGCTGCTGTGGGAACATTCGCTCACTCACGACGTGAAGCTGGAACAAACGTTTGCAGCAGAAGTCGGACTAGAATTTAACCCATGA